In one window of Drosophila innubila isolate TH190305 chromosome 2L unlocalized genomic scaffold, UK_Dinn_1.0 4_B_2L, whole genome shotgun sequence DNA:
- the LOC117779883 gene encoding uncharacterized protein LOC117779883 — NDEKIYETFEEIHEHINEPITEDGQTQASERYESHEETLLGVQSDDEQQKQESPVKIKVKHHHHHHHHNHIKEVIKTVPKPYKVEKIVHVPIEKIVEKIVHVPKIVNVTVEKIVHVPVEKIIEKIVQVPKAVHIPKPYIVERVMEKIVHVPKPYPVLRTVPYPVEIKVPVTVEKKIRVPYKVEVERKVPVPYKVEVERKVPVYIHNQEPYKYEQTYSKNYKDSDAVQFNSDIEETTGTENYPSFITPRFPSYFYSNKMSPFKKSESPHNEETQSIKQPTEQHASIEHPKSFAPTMEQSTSESQFLPIKFLESNSRLNIVVADNNITSSDMNSQIYDNKYHELPFPFEFIHLQPVPFKSNSQLELPFPGTMSNST; from the coding sequence AATGACGAAAAAATCTACGAAACATTTGAGGAAATCCACGAACATATTAATGAGCCAATAACTGAAGATGGACAGACTCAGGCATCCGAGCGCTACGAAAGCCACGAAGAGACATTATTGGGAGTACAGAGCGATGatgaacaacaaaagcagGAGAGTCCTGTTAAGATTAAAGTGAAGCaccatcatcaccatcatcatcataaccATAtcaaggaagtcataaaaaccGTGCCAAAGCCGTATAAGGTTGAAAAAATCGTTCACGTTCCGATTGAAAAAATTGTGGAAAAAATTGTACATGTTCCGAAAATTGTGAATGTTACGGTTGAAAAAATAGTACATGTGCCTGTGGAAaagattattgaaaaaattgttcaagTACCAAAAGCTGTACATATACCCAAACCATATATTGTTGAAAGAGTTATGGAAAAAATCGTGCATGTACCCAAACCATATCCTGTTCTAAGAACTGTTCCATATCCGGTTGAAATCAAAGTGCCTGTAACCGTTGAAAAGAAAATTCGAGTACCCTATAAAGTCGAAGTGGAACGAAAAGTTCCAGTTCCCTATAAAGTCGAAGTGGAACGAAAAGTTCCAGTCTACATACACAACCAAGAACCatataaatatgaacaaaCTTATTCCAAAAACTATAAGGATAGTGATGCAGTTCAATTTAATTCTGATATTGAAGAAACAACAGGCACTGAAAACTATCCTAGCTTTATAACTCCCCGATTTCCATCGTATTTTTATTCGAATAAGATGAGcccatttaaaaaatctgaaaGCCCACACAATGAGGAAACCCAGAGTATAAAACAACCAACAGAACAACACGCAAGTATTGAACATCCTAAAAGTTTTGCACCCACAATGGAGCAATCTACATCTGAAAGCCAATTTCTACCCATCAAATTCCTAGAGAGTAACTCTCGCCTTAATATTGTTGTGGCTGATAACAATATAACGTCGTCAGACATGAATTCTCAAATATATGATAATAAATACCATGAACTACCATTTCCATTTGAATTTATTCACTTACAACCAGTTCCCTTCAAAAGTAATTCACAGCTGGAACTACCATTTCCAGGCACGATGTCGAATAGCACATAA
- the LOC117780253 gene encoding LOW QUALITY PROTEIN: ubiquitin thioesterase otubain-like (The sequence of the model RefSeq protein was modified relative to this genomic sequence to represent the inferred CDS: substituted 1 base at 1 genomic stop codon) has protein sequence MESFENNDGNRDELIIQQQREIEKRXISDSTPLVSEQLPLTCLRAEYDGDDIFTAKIQELAKKYQFIRRTRPDGNCFFRAFAYSYLEYLITNNNAYQAFKKLAEASKEKLVQLGFPSFTLEDFHDTFMEVITRVSPDNPEGSAKVQNELHKIFNEQGYSDYVVVYLRLITSGKLQEDADFYQNFIEGDFSIEEFRHQEVEPMYKESDHIHIIALCTAIGVGVRVEYLDRGEGSQVKAHDFPEGSEPTVYLIYRPGHYDILYPNFN, from the exons ATGGAgtcttttgaaaataatgACGGCAATCGCGACGAATTGATTATTCAACAACAGCGTGAAATAGAAAAGAGGtga ATTAGTGATTCGACGCCTCTTGTCAGCGAACAGTTGCCGCTCACTTGTTTACGTGCCGAATATGATGGCGATGATATATTCACCGCTAAGATTCAAGAGTTGgccaaaaaatatcaattcaTTCGACGAACTCGTCCCGACGGCAACTGTTTCTTCAGAGCATTTGCATATTCATATTTGGAATATTTAATCACCAATAACAATGCTTATCAAGCATTTAAGAAGCTTGCAGAGGCCTCTAAGGAAAAACTTGTTCAACTTGGCTTCCCAAGTTTCACATTGGAGGACTTTCATGACACT TTTATGGAAGTTATAACGCGTGTTAGTCCAGATAATCCCGAAGGATCTGCAAAAGTTCAAAATGaactgcataaaatatttaatgaacaGGGCTATTCAGATTATGTTGTAGTTTACCTCCGTTTAATCACATCAGGCAAGCTGCAGGAGGATGCAgacttttatcaaaattttattgaaggtGATTTCTCCATAGAAGAGTTTCGTCATCAAGAAGTTGAACCGATGTACAAGGAGTCAGATCATATACATATCATCGCACTTTGTACAGCGATAGGGGTTGGAGTGCGTGTTGAATACCTCGATAGAGGCGAAGGCTCTCAAGTAAAAGCCCACGATTTCCCTGAAGGATCTGAGCCAACTGTTTATCTTATTTATAGGCCAGGACACTATGACATATTATatccaaattttaattga
- the LOC117781006 gene encoding heart- and neural crest derivatives-expressed protein 2 gives MSKYTTSAVCRESSSYYYNPTYPNIATIADINGLSYADKKVPDDIYSPINNLNFIPTVRTIKKRNTANKKERRRTQSINNAFSCLRDRIPNVPSDTKLSKIKTLKLAILYINYLVEVLDGDQDPKSGFQAELKLSNRKVYNERKQRNESASILTKGRTGWPQDVWASELVPEQN, from the exons ATGTCGAAATATACGACAAGTGCTGTGTGCCGGGAATCATCTTCGTATTATTATAATCCTACCTATCCGAATATCGCAACAATTGCGGATATCAATGGTTTAAGCT atgCAGACAAGAAAGTACCGGATGATATATACTCTCCCATTAATAATCTGAATTTCATTCCAACTGTGCGAACTATTAAGAAGAGAAAtactgcaaataaaaaagaacgAAGGCGTACACAAAGTATAAACAATGCATTTTCCTGCCTCCGTGATAGAATTCCCAATGTTCCTTCAGACACAAAGCTATCCaag ATTAAAACCCTTAAGTTGGCAATATTATACATAAACTACTTGGTAGAAGTATTGGATGGTGATCAGGATCCCAAAAGTGGATTTCAGGCAGAATTAAAGCTGTCAAATCGTAAGGTCTACAATGAGAGAAAACAAAGGAATGAG AGTGCTAGCATACTAACAAAGGGCCGTACGGGATGGCCACAAGATGTTTGGGCATCAGAGCTTGTTCctgaacaaaattaa
- the LOC117780593 gene encoding malate dehydrogenase, cytoplasmic — protein sequence MAEPIRIVVTGAAGQIAYSLLYMIARGEVFGKDQPLILHLLDIPPMVGVLEGVVMELADCALPLLREVIPTTDPLVGFKDVSAAFLVGAMPRKEGMERKDLLSANVKIFKVQGEALDKVAKKDVKVLVVGNPANTNALVCANYAPSIPRENFSAMTRLDQNRAASQIATKLGVSINQVSNIIIWGNHSSTQYPDAAHGKVLIKDDWKSITAAVGNDAYLQGQFIETVQKRGAAVIGARKMSSAMSAAKAACDHMHDWWNGTAPGKFVSMGVFSDGSYGSPVGVVFSFPVEIKNKQWKIVEGLTISDFGKTKLGLTSKELEEEKNEALSVLDSESKL from the exons ATG GCTGAACCAATTCGTATCGTGGTTACTGGAGCTGCTGGCCAAATAGCTTACTCCCTGCTCTACATGATCGCCAGGGGAGAAGTTTTTGGCAAGGATCAGCCTCTGATTTTGCACTTGCTGGACATTCCACCCATGGTGGGCGTATTGGAGGGTGTCGTCATGGAGCTGGCTGACTGTGCATTGCCCCTGTTGCGTGAGGTTATTCCCACCACGGATCCTCTGGTTGGATTCAAGGATGTTTCAGCCGCGTTCCTTGTCGGTGCCATGCCCCGAAAAGAGGGAATGGAGCGCAAGGATTTGTTGTCCGCTAACGTGAAGATCTTCAAGGTGCAAGGTGAAGCTCTTGACAAGGTGGCCAAGAAGGATGTGAAAgtgcttgttgttggcaaTCCGGCCAATACCAATGCGTTGGTTTGCGCCAACTACGCACCATCTATTCCACGGGAGAACTTCTCGGCTATGACACGCCTGGATCAGAATCGTGCAGCTTCACAGATTGCCACCAAATTGGGTGTCTCCATTAACCAAGTTAGCAACATTATCATCTGGGGCAATCATTCCTCCACGCAATACCCAGACGCTGCCCATGGCAAGGTTCTCATTAAAGATGACTGGAAATCAATTACCGCAGCTGTCGGCAATGATGCTTATCTGCAGGGTCAGTTTATTGAAACTGTTCAAAAACGTGGTGCAGCTGTTATTGGAGCTCGTAAAATGTCGTCGGCTATGTCGGCAGCCAAGGCCGCTTGCGATCACATGCACGATTGGTGGAACGGCACTGCCCCAGGCAAATTTGTCTCCATGGGCGTCTTCTCCGATGGCAGCTATGGATCGCCCGTCGGCGTGGTATTCTCATTCCCCGTGGAAATTAAGAACAAGCAATGGAAGATAGTCGAAGGCTTGACCATTAGTGATTTTGGTAAAACCAAATTGGGACTAACCAGCAAGGAATTGGAAGAGGAGAAAAATGAAGCCTTGTCCGTGTTAGACTCGGAATCAAAATTGTGA
- the LOC117782001 gene encoding uncharacterized protein LOC117782001 encodes MSTEELPDDLDKLKITPKSEHNKLRDRNPFYSTNTTLNTVAVGEFISNSKHVHCKMRRMRRKSTNNIDACDTKKIDNGDDAEDDFEIGNPLRCLSGVQQLQLSKKSLLREPILRVVNDNAHSRSTFGSHNRRMIPLHIDEKSRTNFHKSRNNNVSIKSSINNVCSFRELISECNVLLDESKSKKSIVDNTWHLSKNFTIWQKSTAETQKESDRDRERPSIGTSARLSCSQEASNNAATNPRNCDDVTIGELASYFDTMVHIPKKMSSMAEMMYI; translated from the coding sequence atgTCTACTGAGGAGCTGCCCGATGATTTggataaactaaaaataacacCTAAAAGTGAACATAATAAATTGCGTGATAGAAATCCATTTTACAGCACAAATACTACATTGAACACAGTGGCTGTTGGcgaattcatttcaaattcaaaacatgTGCATTGTAAAATGCGACGAATGAGGCGAAAATCGACCAACAACATCGATGCCTGCGACACCAAGAAAATAGACAATGGAGACGACGCTGAAGATGACTTTGAAATTGGGAATCCTCTGCGTTGTCTGTCTGGagtgcagcaactgcagctatCGAAGAAAAGTCTATTACGCGAACCCATTTTGCGAGTCGTGAATGATAATGCACATTCGAGAAGTACTTTTGGAAGCCATAATCGTCGAATGATTCCATTACATATAGATGAAAAAAGTCgcacaaattttcataaatctCGAAATAATAATGTCAGCATCAAGTCGAGTATAAATAACGTTTGCAGTTTTCGTGAGCTAATCAGCGAATGTAATGTCCTACTAGATGAATCAAAGTCGAAGAAATCCATCGTGGACAACACCTGGCACTTGTCCAAAAACTTCACCATATGGCAAAAGAGTACAGCAGAAACTCAAAAAGAGAGTGACCGTGATCGCGAGCGACCTTCAATTGGCACAAGTGCAAGACTCTCATGCTCGCAGGAGGCCAGCAACAATGCTGCAACAAATCCAAGAAATTGCGACGATGTCACCATTGGCGAATTGGCCAGCTACTTCGACACTATGGTGCACATTCCCAAGAAAATGTCCTCGATGGCGGAAATGATGtacatttaa